The Rhea pennata isolate bPtePen1 chromosome 9, bPtePen1.pri, whole genome shotgun sequence genome has a segment encoding these proteins:
- the ABCF3 gene encoding ATP-binding cassette sub-family F member 3 isoform X1: protein MASCADILRSEFPDLDGEVFAYVTGAVSPAGILHGGSADFESVDDLVEAVGELLREVSQDAKDDGAIREICQRLFNTLQLDERRAQCCSQVLLDAPIQLSQIADSYDASVDLLPGLLLKRDQTSMVNAKKLEKAEARLKAKQDKRMERDSLKTSGPLVLEEASASQAASKKETRMESSGKNKSYDVRIENFDVSFGERVLLAGADLNLAFGRRYGLVGRNGLGKTTLLKMIASRSLRIPSHISILHVEQEVAGDETPALHSVLECDTTRESLLREERELTARVNAGRGEGTEGARLSEIYAKLEEIEADKAPARASVILAGLGFNAKMQQQTTKEFSGGWRMRLALARALFARPDLLLLDEPTNMLDVRAILWLENYLQTWQSTILVVSHDRNFLNAVATDIIHLHSQRLDTYRGDFENFMKIKEERLKNQQREYEAQQQYREHIQVFIDRFRYNANRASQVQSKLKLLEKLPELKPVDKESEVIMKFPDGFEKFSPPILQLDEVDFYYNPSQYIFHSLSVSADLESRICVVGENGAGKSTMLKILMGELTPVRGIRHAHRNLKIGYFSQHHVDQLDLNISAVELLAKKFPGKTEEEYRHQLGSYGVSGELAVRPVASLSGGQKSRVAFAQMTMPCPNFYILDEPTNHLDMETIEALAKALNKFRGGVILVTHDERFIRLVCQELWVCENATVTRIEGGFDQYRDILKAQFRKEGFL from the exons ATGGCGTCCTGCGCCGACATCCTCCGCAGCGAGTTCCCCGACCTGGACGGCGAGGTCTTCGCTTACGTGACGG GCGCCGTGTCGCCCGCAGGGATCCTGCACGGCGGCAGCGCCGACTTCGAGTCGGTGGACGACCTGGTGGAGGCGGTGGGGGAGCTGCTGCGGGAGGTGTCGCAGGACGCCAAGGACGACGGCGCCATCCGCGAGATCTGCCAGCGCCTCTTCAACACGCTGCAGCT GGACGAGCGGAGGGCCCAGTGCTGCAGCCAGGTGCTGCTGGACGCCCCCATCCAGCTCTCGCAGATCGCCGACAGCTACG ATGCCAGCGTGGACCTGTTGCCAGGGCTGTTGCTGAAGAGAGACCAGACCTCG ATGGTAAATGCCAAGAAACTGGAGAAGGCAGAAGCTAGGCTGAAAGCCAAGCAGGACAAGAGGATGGAGCGGGATTCCCTAAAGACTTCTGGTCCTCT agTCCTTGAGGAGGCATCTGCCAGCCAAGCTGCCAGCAAGAAGGAGACCCGCATGGAGTCATCAGGCAAGAACAAGTCATATGATGTGCGCATCGAGAATTTCGATGTGTCCTTTGGCGAGCG TGTCTTACTCGCGGGGGCAGACCTGAACTTGGCATTCGGACGGCGCTATGGGCTGGTGGGCAGGAACGGGCTGGGCAAGACCACGCTGCTGAAGATGATTGCCAGCCGGAGCTTGCGCATCCCCTCGCATATCAGCATCCTGCATGTGGAGCAGGAGGTGGCAGGCGACGAGACGCCGGCCCTGCACAGTGTGCTGGAGTGTGACACTACGCGCGAGAGCCTGCTGCGGGAGGAGAGGGAACTGACAGCCAGGGTTAATGCTGGCAG GGGAGAAGGGACAGAAGGTGCCAGGCTATCGGAGATCTATGCAAAGTTGGAGGAGATTGAGGCAGACAAGGCACCAGCAAG gGCATCTGTCATTCTCGCTGGGCTGGGCTTCAATGCAAAGATGCAACAACAGACAACCAA AGAGTTTTCCGGAGGCTGGAGAATGAGACTGGCTTTAGCCAGAGCCCTTTTCGCTAG GCCAGATCTCCTTTTGCTGGATG AGCCAACAAACATGCTGGATGTGAGGGCCATTTTGTGGCTTGAGAACTACCTGCAG ACTTGGCAGTCAACCATCCTAGTGGTGTCCCACGACAGGAATTTCCTGAATGCTGTGGCCACGGACATCATCCACCTGCACTCACAGCGGCTGGATACATACCGTGGAGACTTTGAGAACTTCATGAAGATCAAGGAGGAGCGACTGAAGAACCAGCAGCGCGAGTATGAAGCTCAGCAGCAGTACCGTGAACATATCCAG GTATTCATCGACCGCTTTCGCTACAATGCCAACCGGGCATCCCAAGTGCAGAGCAAGCTTAAGCTGTTGGAGAAGCT GCCAGAGCTGAAACCTGTGGACAAGGAGTCTGAGGTGATAATGAA GTTCCCTGATGGCTTTGAGAAGTTCTCCCCACCCATCCTGCAACTAGATGAAGTAGACTTCTATTACAACCCAAGTCAATACATCTTTCATTCCCTCTCTGTCTCTGCTGACCTGGAGTCCCGCATCTGTGTG GTTGGGGAGAACGGAGCCGGCAAATCAACCATGCTAAAGATCCTAATGGGGGAGCTGACACCAGTCAGAGGAATCAGACATGCTCACAG AAACCTAAAAATTGGCTACTTTAGCCAGCACCATGTGGATCAGCTGGACTTGAACATTAGTGCTGTAGAGTTACTGGCAAAGAAGTTCCCAG GGAAGACAGAGGAGGAGTACCGGCATCAGCTGGGGAGCTACGGTGTTTCGGGGGAGCTGGCCGTGCGCCCTGTTGCCAGCCTGTCTGGAGGTCAGAAGAGTCGAGTGGCCTTTGCCCAGATGACTATGCCCTG TCCAAACTTCTACATCCTAGATGAGCCAACAAATCACCTGGACATGGAAACCATTGAAGCACTGGCAAAGGCACTGAATAAATTCCGG
- the ABCF3 gene encoding ATP-binding cassette sub-family F member 3 isoform X2, with protein MASCADILRSEFPDLDGEVFAYVTGILHGGSADFESVDDLVEAVGELLREVSQDAKDDGAIREICQRLFNTLQLDERRAQCCSQVLLDAPIQLSQIADSYDASVDLLPGLLLKRDQTSMVNAKKLEKAEARLKAKQDKRMERDSLKTSGPLVLEEASASQAASKKETRMESSGKNKSYDVRIENFDVSFGERVLLAGADLNLAFGRRYGLVGRNGLGKTTLLKMIASRSLRIPSHISILHVEQEVAGDETPALHSVLECDTTRESLLREERELTARVNAGRGEGTEGARLSEIYAKLEEIEADKAPARASVILAGLGFNAKMQQQTTKEFSGGWRMRLALARALFARPDLLLLDEPTNMLDVRAILWLENYLQTWQSTILVVSHDRNFLNAVATDIIHLHSQRLDTYRGDFENFMKIKEERLKNQQREYEAQQQYREHIQVFIDRFRYNANRASQVQSKLKLLEKLPELKPVDKESEVIMKFPDGFEKFSPPILQLDEVDFYYNPSQYIFHSLSVSADLESRICVVGENGAGKSTMLKILMGELTPVRGIRHAHRNLKIGYFSQHHVDQLDLNISAVELLAKKFPGKTEEEYRHQLGSYGVSGELAVRPVASLSGGQKSRVAFAQMTMPCPNFYILDEPTNHLDMETIEALAKALNKFRGGVILVTHDERFIRLVCQELWVCENATVTRIEGGFDQYRDILKAQFRKEGFL; from the exons ATGGCGTCCTGCGCCGACATCCTCCGCAGCGAGTTCCCCGACCTGGACGGCGAGGTCTTCGCTTACGTGACGG GGATCCTGCACGGCGGCAGCGCCGACTTCGAGTCGGTGGACGACCTGGTGGAGGCGGTGGGGGAGCTGCTGCGGGAGGTGTCGCAGGACGCCAAGGACGACGGCGCCATCCGCGAGATCTGCCAGCGCCTCTTCAACACGCTGCAGCT GGACGAGCGGAGGGCCCAGTGCTGCAGCCAGGTGCTGCTGGACGCCCCCATCCAGCTCTCGCAGATCGCCGACAGCTACG ATGCCAGCGTGGACCTGTTGCCAGGGCTGTTGCTGAAGAGAGACCAGACCTCG ATGGTAAATGCCAAGAAACTGGAGAAGGCAGAAGCTAGGCTGAAAGCCAAGCAGGACAAGAGGATGGAGCGGGATTCCCTAAAGACTTCTGGTCCTCT agTCCTTGAGGAGGCATCTGCCAGCCAAGCTGCCAGCAAGAAGGAGACCCGCATGGAGTCATCAGGCAAGAACAAGTCATATGATGTGCGCATCGAGAATTTCGATGTGTCCTTTGGCGAGCG TGTCTTACTCGCGGGGGCAGACCTGAACTTGGCATTCGGACGGCGCTATGGGCTGGTGGGCAGGAACGGGCTGGGCAAGACCACGCTGCTGAAGATGATTGCCAGCCGGAGCTTGCGCATCCCCTCGCATATCAGCATCCTGCATGTGGAGCAGGAGGTGGCAGGCGACGAGACGCCGGCCCTGCACAGTGTGCTGGAGTGTGACACTACGCGCGAGAGCCTGCTGCGGGAGGAGAGGGAACTGACAGCCAGGGTTAATGCTGGCAG GGGAGAAGGGACAGAAGGTGCCAGGCTATCGGAGATCTATGCAAAGTTGGAGGAGATTGAGGCAGACAAGGCACCAGCAAG gGCATCTGTCATTCTCGCTGGGCTGGGCTTCAATGCAAAGATGCAACAACAGACAACCAA AGAGTTTTCCGGAGGCTGGAGAATGAGACTGGCTTTAGCCAGAGCCCTTTTCGCTAG GCCAGATCTCCTTTTGCTGGATG AGCCAACAAACATGCTGGATGTGAGGGCCATTTTGTGGCTTGAGAACTACCTGCAG ACTTGGCAGTCAACCATCCTAGTGGTGTCCCACGACAGGAATTTCCTGAATGCTGTGGCCACGGACATCATCCACCTGCACTCACAGCGGCTGGATACATACCGTGGAGACTTTGAGAACTTCATGAAGATCAAGGAGGAGCGACTGAAGAACCAGCAGCGCGAGTATGAAGCTCAGCAGCAGTACCGTGAACATATCCAG GTATTCATCGACCGCTTTCGCTACAATGCCAACCGGGCATCCCAAGTGCAGAGCAAGCTTAAGCTGTTGGAGAAGCT GCCAGAGCTGAAACCTGTGGACAAGGAGTCTGAGGTGATAATGAA GTTCCCTGATGGCTTTGAGAAGTTCTCCCCACCCATCCTGCAACTAGATGAAGTAGACTTCTATTACAACCCAAGTCAATACATCTTTCATTCCCTCTCTGTCTCTGCTGACCTGGAGTCCCGCATCTGTGTG GTTGGGGAGAACGGAGCCGGCAAATCAACCATGCTAAAGATCCTAATGGGGGAGCTGACACCAGTCAGAGGAATCAGACATGCTCACAG AAACCTAAAAATTGGCTACTTTAGCCAGCACCATGTGGATCAGCTGGACTTGAACATTAGTGCTGTAGAGTTACTGGCAAAGAAGTTCCCAG GGAAGACAGAGGAGGAGTACCGGCATCAGCTGGGGAGCTACGGTGTTTCGGGGGAGCTGGCCGTGCGCCCTGTTGCCAGCCTGTCTGGAGGTCAGAAGAGTCGAGTGGCCTTTGCCCAGATGACTATGCCCTG TCCAAACTTCTACATCCTAGATGAGCCAACAAATCACCTGGACATGGAAACCATTGAAGCACTGGCAAAGGCACTGAATAAATTCCGG